The segment GGTGAAGCCGGGGGCGAGGGCGGTGACCTCGTCGGCGACGGTGAGCGTGAGCGCCATGCGGTTCCTCGTCACAGTGCGGTGGGAAGCGTGTTGCAGAGAGTCTCCCGGTCGGGTGCCGCCTCGAGCACGGCGAGCACCGCCGGATGTGGTGCAGCATACAGCACCGGATAGTCCTCTTCATTGGACTCCGGGTCGACGGGGAAGGCCAGCCGCTCCCGGTCGAGGGAGAACTGCGCGTCGACGCCCGGCTTGTTGCCGCGGGGGTCGATCCGGGACCAGTGCTCACGTCCCGGCAGCTTCAGGGCCACCAGTCCGTGCAGGACGCCGAGGTTCTGGTAGCAGAGGGCGGCGGGGATCGAGTCGGCGCGCAGCAGTGCGGTCAGGGCGTGCGCCTTGGCGTAGCAGATGCCGGTGCGCTGCTCCAGGACCTCGGAGGCGCGCCGGGTGACCCGGGGGTCGTCGGCGTCGATGGAGTGCGTGATGGTGTCGCGGACGAACTCGAAGGCGGCCCGGGCGTAGGCATGGGCGTCGGGGGCGTCGCGCCGCAGGCGCGCGGCGGTCTCCCGTACGAGCGGATGGCCGTGGTCGATGGTCTCGTCGGCGGCCAGATAGGCGGCGATGTCGTCCGTCTGCTGGATCAGTTCCATGGTGTCGACCATAGGAAGAGCGGCCGACCGGGTCAATGGATTTCCGGTCGGCCGCATAATCATGCAGTACCCATGCGGTACTCGGGGTCCGCTAGCGGGCCAGCTCTTCCTTGAGCGCCTGGACGAAGGCGTCGACGTCCTCTTCCGTGGTGTCGAAGGAGCACATCCAGCGGACGTCGCCCGCGGCCTCGTCCCAGAAGTAGAAGCGGAAGCGGCGCTGGAGGCGGATGGTCACCTCGTGCGGGAGCCGGGCGAAGACGGCGTTGGCCTGCACGGGGTAGAGGATCTCCACCCCGTCGACCTGGCTGACCCCGTCGGCGAGCCGTCGGGCCATGGCGTTGGAGTGCCGGGCGTTGCGCAGCCACAGGTCCTGGGCGAGTAGTGCCTCCAGCTGGACGGAGACGAAGCGCATTTTCGACGCGAGCTGCATGGACATCTTGCGTATGTGCTTCATATGGCTGACGGCGCCGGGGTTGAGGACGATGACCGCCTCGCCGAACATCATGCCGTTCTTGGTGCCGCCGAAGGTGATCACGTCGACGCCGACGGCGTTGGTGAAGGTCCGCATGGGGACGTCGAGCGACGCGGCCGCGTTGGCTATGCGGGCGCCGTCGAGGTGGACCTTCATTCCCCGCTCGTGGGCGTGCTCGACGATCGCCCGGATCTCCCCGGGTGTGTAGACCGTGCCCAGTTCGGTGTTCTGGGTGATCGACACGACCTGGGGCATCGCCCGGTGCTCGTCCTCCCAGCCCCAGGCCTGCCGGTCGATGAGCTCGGGGGTGAGCTTGCCGTCCGGGGTCGGGACGGTCAGCAGCTTCAGTCCGCCCATGCGCTCGGGCGCGCCGCCCTCGTCGACGTTGATATGGGCGCTCTCGGCGCAGATCACCGCGCCCCAGCGGTCGGTCATGGCCTGGA is part of the Streptomyces qinzhouensis genome and harbors:
- a CDS encoding transglutaminase-like domain-containing protein, which gives rise to MELIQQTDDIAAYLAADETIDHGHPLVRETAARLRRDAPDAHAYARAAFEFVRDTITHSIDADDPRVTRRASEVLEQRTGICYAKAHALTALLRADSIPAALCYQNLGVLHGLVALKLPGREHWSRIDPRGNKPGVDAQFSLDRERLAFPVDPESNEEDYPVLYAAPHPAVLAVLEAAPDRETLCNTLPTAL
- a CDS encoding threonine aldolase family protein; protein product: MNTRPTAARRHHDPAVRGFASDNYAGVHPEVLAAIALANGGHQVSYGEDDYTDHLQRIMHSHFGPTAEAFPVFNGTGANVTALQAMTDRWGAVICAESAHINVDEGGAPERMGGLKLLTVPTPDGKLTPELIDRQAWGWEDEHRAMPQVVSITQNTELGTVYTPGEIRAIVEHAHERGMKVHLDGARIANAAASLDVPMRTFTNAVGVDVITFGGTKNGMMFGEAVIVLNPGAVSHMKHIRKMSMQLASKMRFVSVQLEALLAQDLWLRNARHSNAMARRLADGVSQVDGVEILYPVQANAVFARLPHEVTIRLQRRFRFYFWDEAAGDVRWMCSFDTTEEDVDAFVQALKEELAR